A stretch of the Meiothermus sp. CFH 77666 genome encodes the following:
- the malQ gene encoding 4-alpha-glucanotransferase, translating to MQIERSFGILLHPTSFPGRWGMGALGREAKRFIDWLASTGAKWWQVLPLGPTSYGDSPYQSFSAFAGNPYLIDPEMLIEKGWLENTEEPPQYPADSVNYGWLYETRWPLLRRAFTGFQARGSAQDKALLEAFIQAEQAWLEDFVLFMALKTRFGGKPWNEWSPELRDRKPAALAKAREELAYEVALHEWIQWLFYTEWGKTKAYAESKGIRIIGDMPIFVAFDSSDVWANPQYFYLDADGNPTVVAGVPPDYFSETGQLWGNPLYRWEVMEEEHFAWWVSRIRQSLKQCHLVRIDHFRGFEAYWEIPFGMPNAIQGRWVKAPGEKLFKAVRAALGDAPIIAEDLGVITPEVEALRDGFGFPGMKILQFAFSDDTNVFLPHNYPKHGNVIVYSGTHDNDTSLGWFRTAPEAERTFMRDYLARYDIRCLSEYEVAGALIELAFKSPAKLAVAPLQDVLGLGPEARMNYPGRLGGNWSWRYSQEALEPGLAAGLRALAEANRRA from the coding sequence ATGCAAATCGAACGTTCGTTTGGGATTCTGCTTCACCCCACCAGCTTTCCGGGCCGGTGGGGGATGGGGGCTTTGGGCCGCGAGGCCAAGCGGTTTATAGACTGGCTGGCTTCCACTGGCGCTAAGTGGTGGCAGGTATTGCCGCTAGGCCCTACCAGCTACGGCGACTCGCCCTACCAGTCCTTCTCGGCCTTTGCCGGAAACCCCTACCTGATAGACCCGGAAATGCTCATCGAAAAGGGCTGGCTGGAAAATACCGAGGAACCCCCGCAGTACCCCGCCGATAGCGTGAACTACGGCTGGCTCTACGAGACCCGCTGGCCCCTCCTGAGGCGGGCCTTCACCGGGTTCCAGGCCAGGGGTTCTGCGCAGGATAAAGCGCTTCTGGAGGCTTTTATTCAGGCCGAACAAGCCTGGCTGGAAGACTTTGTGCTCTTCATGGCGCTCAAGACCCGCTTTGGCGGCAAGCCCTGGAACGAGTGGAGCCCCGAGCTGCGCGACCGCAAACCGGCAGCCCTGGCCAAAGCCCGCGAAGAGCTGGCCTACGAGGTGGCCCTGCACGAGTGGATTCAGTGGTTGTTTTACACCGAGTGGGGCAAGACCAAAGCCTACGCCGAGTCGAAGGGCATTCGGATTATTGGGGACATGCCCATCTTTGTGGCCTTCGACTCCTCGGACGTGTGGGCTAACCCGCAGTACTTTTACCTCGATGCCGATGGCAACCCTACCGTGGTGGCGGGTGTTCCGCCCGACTACTTTTCCGAGACCGGCCAGCTCTGGGGTAACCCGCTCTACCGTTGGGAGGTGATGGAGGAAGAGCACTTTGCCTGGTGGGTTTCGCGTATTCGGCAGTCGCTCAAGCAATGCCACCTGGTACGCATTGACCACTTTCGGGGCTTTGAGGCCTACTGGGAAATCCCTTTTGGCATGCCCAACGCCATCCAGGGCCGGTGGGTCAAGGCGCCGGGTGAAAAACTCTTTAAAGCGGTGCGGGCGGCGCTGGGGGATGCGCCGATTATTGCCGAAGACCTGGGGGTCATCACGCCCGAGGTGGAGGCCCTGCGCGATGGGTTTGGCTTTCCCGGCATGAAGATTCTCCAGTTCGCTTTTTCCGACGATACCAACGTCTTCCTGCCGCACAACTACCCCAAGCATGGCAACGTGATTGTGTACAGCGGCACCCACGATAACGACACCAGCCTGGGGTGGTTCCGCACTGCGCCCGAGGCCGAACGCACCTTCATGCGCGACTACTTGGCCCGTTACGATATCCGCTGCCTGTCGGAATACGAAGTGGCGGGCGCCTTGATCGAGCTGGCCTTCAAAAGCCCGGCCAAGCTGGCGGTAGCGCCCCTGCAAGACGTGCTGGGGCTGGGCCCCGAGGCCCGCATGAACTATCCCGGCAGGCTGGGGGGTAACTGGTCGTGGCGCTACAGCCAAGAGGCCCTCGAGCCCGGCCTGGCCGCCGGATTGCGGGCGCTGGCCGAAGCGAACCGGCGGGCCTAG
- a CDS encoding 5-formyltetrahydrofolate cyclo-ligase, with product MTQGEVREMVWSALAQHRAATYPTPPHGHHPNFVGASRAAERLMALKLWQLATVVLAGPDQVLKPLREAALKSGKIVLMPHPDKAGKYLSLEGLLPHQLKRVREIAQLGKPVELQQTAIDLVLVGSVAVDEQRNWIGKGYGFPYKGLQVAAPWATLAHTLMVFEHLPCPPERTVDLIATPHQVMGI from the coding sequence GTGACGCAAGGTGAAGTGCGCGAAATGGTCTGGAGCGCCCTGGCACAGCACCGGGCTGCTACCTACCCCACCCCACCCCACGGACACCACCCCAATTTTGTGGGGGCCAGTCGGGCTGCCGAACGCCTGATGGCTTTGAAGCTATGGCAACTGGCTACGGTAGTGCTGGCCGGCCCCGACCAGGTGCTCAAACCCTTACGAGAGGCCGCCCTAAAGTCTGGAAAAATCGTCCTGATGCCGCACCCGGACAAAGCCGGAAAGTACCTGAGCTTGGAGGGCCTCCTACCCCACCAGCTCAAACGGGTGCGGGAAATCGCCCAACTGGGCAAACCCGTCGAACTCCAGCAAACCGCCATTGACCTGGTTCTGGTAGGCAGTGTAGCCGTGGACGAACAGCGCAACTGGATCGGCAAGGGCTATGGCTTTCCCTACAAGGGTCTGCAAGTGGCCGCCCCCTGGGCCACCCTGGCCCATACCCTGATGGTGTTTGAGCACCTCCCCTGCCCGCCAGAGCGCACCGTAGACCTGATTGCCACCCCTCATCAGGTAATGGGCATTTGA
- a CDS encoding NAD(P)H-dependent oxidoreductase, giving the protein MNVLIIHAHPNPNSFNAALRDVAVRTLSRSGHSILLSDLYTMRFNPVLSARELQGDLSEIQPEIDKVRRADLLLFQFPDWWYGMPAIMKGWIDRVFAFGFAYDDEHSFENGLLRGKKAMLSLTVGAREDYYRQAPQRDLMRVLEPIHYGILAYCGLEVLPPFIAYGPGEMSEAERKATLEAFREHLHKLPELKPLHFS; this is encoded by the coding sequence ATGAACGTATTGATCATCCATGCCCACCCCAACCCCAATTCCTTCAATGCAGCCCTACGCGACGTGGCTGTCCGCACCCTGAGCCGCTCAGGGCACAGCATTTTGCTCTCGGATCTCTACACCATGCGCTTCAACCCCGTGCTGAGTGCGCGGGAGCTCCAGGGCGACCTGAGTGAAATCCAGCCGGAAATAGACAAGGTTCGCCGCGCCGATCTGTTGCTCTTCCAGTTTCCCGACTGGTGGTACGGGATGCCTGCCATCATGAAAGGCTGGATAGACCGGGTGTTTGCCTTTGGCTTTGCCTACGACGACGAGCATTCTTTTGAAAATGGTCTGCTGCGGGGTAAAAAGGCCATGCTGAGCCTGACCGTAGGAGCCCGCGAGGACTATTACCGTCAAGCGCCCCAGCGCGACCTCATGCGGGTACTCGAGCCCATCCACTACGGCATTCTGGCCTACTGTGGCCTGGAAGTGCTGCCCCCCTTTATTGCCTACGGGCCGGGTGAAATGAGCGAGGCCGAGCGCAAAGCCACCCTCGAGGCCTTCCGGGAACACCTGCATAAACTACCCGAACTCAAACCCCTTCACTTCAGCTAA
- a CDS encoding VOC family protein: MKIAGVLETCLYAPDLDAARGFYQGLLGLELFAEQPGRHLFFRAGPGVFLVFNPEATQQETVLPPHGAQGSVHVCFRVPAEELPDWAARLEAHGYPVFWAEWKAGRSLYVYDPAGNLVELASAAIWGLADS, from the coding sequence ATGAAGATTGCGGGGGTGCTCGAGACCTGCCTGTACGCGCCCGACCTGGATGCCGCCAGGGGCTTCTACCAGGGGTTGCTGGGCCTCGAGCTCTTTGCCGAGCAGCCGGGGCGGCACCTGTTTTTTCGCGCAGGGCCGGGGGTCTTTCTGGTGTTCAACCCCGAAGCCACCCAGCAAGAAACCGTCTTGCCGCCGCATGGCGCACAGGGCAGCGTGCATGTGTGCTTCAGGGTACCCGCAGAGGAACTGCCAGACTGGGCGGCGCGGCTCGAGGCCCACGGCTACCCGGTTTTCTGGGCCGAGTGGAAAGCGGGCCGGAGCTTGTACGTCTACGACCCCGCTGGCAACCTGGTTGAGCTGGCCTCGGCGGCGATATGGGGCTTAGCAGATAGCTGA
- a CDS encoding serine hydrolase, whose product MHRRTVLKGLAALLSGTRGFAQTAPNPANPAFHKLAATYSAQNRGISLLVMVDGQIVFEDYPGRGSPTRAHELASGTKSFCGVMAVAAAQDGLLSLDEPLAQTLTEWQGDPLRSQITLRQLLHLTSGIPGGTLARPPTYQAAILTPAEAPPDTRFSYGPIPFQIFGELMRRKLKGDPLQYLQRRLFEPIGLEYAFWRRGSDGNPHLPSGAFLTARNWARFGELVRNEGVWQGQRVVDTALLEKCFEPSRVNPIYGLTWWLGRPISPAERAAIGRVGQDIDTLAGSPGLPDDLAVAAGAGDQRLYISRKLRLVVVRQAEGIVESLAGRRTAFSDATFLRLLLTGQP is encoded by the coding sequence ATGCACCGACGCACCGTTCTCAAGGGGCTGGCCGCCTTGCTAAGCGGCACCAGAGGCTTTGCACAAACCGCGCCCAATCCTGCCAACCCTGCCTTCCACAAGCTAGCCGCTACCTACTCCGCCCAGAACCGAGGCATTTCCCTTCTGGTGATGGTAGACGGCCAGATTGTGTTTGAGGATTACCCTGGCAGGGGTAGCCCCACCCGCGCCCACGAGCTGGCCAGCGGTACCAAGAGCTTTTGTGGGGTGATGGCCGTGGCTGCCGCACAGGACGGACTCCTCTCGCTGGACGAGCCCCTGGCCCAGACCCTGACCGAGTGGCAGGGCGACCCCCTGCGTTCACAAATCACCCTGCGCCAGCTTTTGCACCTGACCAGCGGCATTCCGGGCGGCACCCTGGCCCGCCCCCCCACCTACCAGGCCGCCATCCTGACCCCTGCCGAGGCGCCCCCGGACACGCGGTTTTCGTATGGCCCCATTCCCTTCCAGATTTTTGGCGAGCTGATGCGCCGAAAACTGAAGGGCGACCCACTTCAGTACCTGCAGCGCCGCCTGTTCGAGCCGATTGGCCTCGAGTACGCCTTCTGGCGCCGGGGTTCCGACGGCAACCCCCACCTGCCCTCCGGGGCCTTCCTGACCGCCCGCAACTGGGCCCGCTTTGGGGAGCTGGTGCGAAACGAAGGGGTCTGGCAGGGGCAGCGCGTGGTGGACACCGCGCTCCTGGAAAAGTGCTTTGAGCCCTCGAGGGTCAACCCCATCTACGGCCTGACCTGGTGGCTGGGCCGCCCCATCAGCCCGGCAGAGCGGGCCGCCATTGGCCGTGTAGGGCAGGACATAGACACACTGGCAGGCTCCCCTGGTCTGCCCGACGACCTGGCGGTTGCGGCAGGAGCCGGCGACCAACGGCTCTACATCAGCCGCAAGCTCAGGCTGGTGGTGGTACGCCAGGCCGAGGGTATTGTAGAAAGCCTTGCGGGGCGCAGAACGGCCTTTTCGGATGCCACATTTCTGCGCCTCTTGCTCACCGGCCAGCCATGA